Below is a genomic region from Gracilimonas sp..
TGCGCGTGGTTTAAGATCTTCTTCTGCATCTTCCGGAATGGTAAGGTCTTCGTCCATCTCTTCAGCTTCAATGAACTTCACTTCTTTACCGTATTCTTCAGCCACCAATTCGATAGTACCGGCATCCAGTCGCTGATTAATCGTTATCATCAACCCGATAGACATGCAAACTGAAATAATATCGTTCACACCAACTCCAAGCAGATCTGCTAATTCATTCGCTGTAATAAACTCGGTTGTCTCAATAATATCAGATTCGAGTTCTTCGAGTTCCGCCTGCTTTTGCAGTTCCTCCTCACGTTCCTCTTTACGTTCCCGACGACGTTTCTGACGCTTACTACCCACCGTTTTAGAAGACTGCATCTTCTTCATGGTTTCGCGCATCATCTTGTCTACATCTGTTTCGTCAATTTCAGTCTTTTTCTTTCTCTTCTTACGAGTTTTCTTAGACTTATTATCTGAGTCAGATTTTGAACTTGAACTTGAACTTGAGCTTGAGCTGGAAGAATCATCGTCTTTACGATCCTTACGCCGTTTCCTCTTCTTACGAGGTTTTCGTTCGGTAGTAAATGACGCTTTACCTAATACTTTAGTTCCTTTTAGCTTACCGGCAGAGCCACGTATAACATCTTCATCTTCTTCATCGTCGCTGCTTTCTTTAGCTTCAGCCTGTTCCTCTTCTTCGTCTTGGTCTTCGTCGTCCTCTTCAGCTTCTTCATCTTCCTCTGCTTCGGCTGCTTTCTTAGCTTTTTCAGCTTCTTCTTTCTCTTTCTTAGCCTTGGCTTCTTCCTCAGCCTTTTTCCTGGCCTCTTCTTCCTTCTTCTTAGCTTCAGCTTCTTCTTTCTCTTTCTTAGCCTTCGCTTCAGCTTCTGCCTTTTTCTTGGCAGCTTTTTCTTCGGCTTCTTTGTCAGCCTCATCTTCTTCAACTTCATCGATAGGCTCTAAATCCAGATCATCTGAATCCCCATCGTCTTCAGGCTCCAGGCCTTCTGTCTCATCTTCTGGTTCAAGGCCAACTTCATCTTCTATAGGCTCCAAAACGTTTTCCAGGGTAACGCTGTCGTTACGCTGGTTCATCATCTGGCTTCGGCGGCTCTCATATTCTTCACGGGCTTTTTCGTGATCTGCACTCTTTGCCCGGTCTTCGCCATATACTTCATCCAGCGCCTCATACATTTCGGGCGTTATTTTGAAGTTAGGACGATTGGCTACGTCAAAACCATCTTCACTTAAAGTATCTACAATGCTTTGTGTAGACACATTAAACTCGGATGCTACTTTAAATAATGGTTTGGGTCTTTTAGACATATAGAATATTTGAATGTGAGCTTGTTAAACTAAGAATTTTTAAATGGAATTGCCGACTTAAGCCTCGTCTTCGAATTCGTAGGCAATTACACTCATAATCTTCTCAGCAAGCTCGGGATCTATTTCTTCGTTCGTTCTGCTTACTAATTCATCTGCATCTAGTTCTAGTACTGCGCGTGCAGTGTCGCAGCCGATGTCGTGAAGCATTTGGATTACATCCGCACCGAAATCTACTTCAAATTCATCGATGTCGATATCATCTTCAGCTTCTACTTCACGATAAACATCGATTTCCACTTCAGCCAGCTTGGAAGCAAGGCGAATATTTACACCTCCCTTACCAATGGCTTTGGATACTTCATCAGCAGGAACCAATACATTGGCGTGCTTGGCTTCTTCGTTCAATTCAACCTTTAATACTTCTGCAGGCTGAAGTGCACGTTTGATAAACTCAATTTTATCTGGGGTGAAGTTAATTACATCAATATTCTCATTTTGCAGCTCGCGTACGATGGCATGAATTCGAATTCCCTTCATACCTACGCAGGCTCCTACCGGGTCAACACGTTCATCGTGTGAGAGAACCGCAACTTTGGAACGATCGCCCGGAGCACGTGCAATGCGCACCAATTCAATAATACCGTCAAATACTTCCGGTATCTCATTTTCAAATAGTCGCTCTAAAAATAACTCTGATGTTCTCGAGATTATAACCGTTGGGTTCCCGTTACGCATATGAACTCCCGTAACAACAGCACGGATGGTATCCCCTTTGCGATAACGATCTTTGTAAATCTGTTCACTTTTCGGAAGCAACAGTTCAACACCATTATGGTTTACAAGAATGTCTTTGTTATGACGTACCTGATATACATCCCCGAGAATAATCTCTCCTACGCGGTCGGTGTAATCTTCATAAATGTTATCTTTTTCAATCTCCCGGATGCGCTGAGCCAACTGCTGTCGAGCCATGGTAACTGCCCTTCTTCCAAAGTCAGTAATTTGTATTTCCTGAGCTAACTCATCATATAATTCAATATCAGGATCTACTTTTTGAGCATCTTCCAGTGTAATTTCAGCTACTTCGTCTGTCAGCTCGTCAGCAGGAACTACTTCCTGAACGTGCAAAATCTGTATTTCTCCCCGGTCTGCATTCAGGATTACCTCAAATGCATCGTCTGACTCATATTTTTTGCGAATCATAGTGCGAAAAACATCTTCCAGAATAGAAAGAAGCATATCGCGGTCAATGCCTTTCTCGTGTGCAATTTCGGCAAACGAGGAGATAATCTGTTTTGATAATTCGTTTTGCATCAGTATAGCTTATTAAATTACGGGGATTATTTTGGTTTCAACGATGTTTTCAAACGGAATCTGAGTTTCTTTTTCCTCTTCGTCCGTTATAGCAACTACTTCGTCTTCAATGCCGGTGATGACTCCTTCAATTTTTTTATACTCACCGTCTGTACTTTTGAATTTGATAGTGGCAACACGACCTTCATTTTTTTTGTATTGCCTTTTGTCGCTAAGCGGACGGCTCAATCCGGGTGAAGACACATTCAGACGATATTTTTTATCAAAAAGCTCATGAGCTTCAATCAAAAAACCGAGTTCACGACTTATTTCAGAGCAATGATCAACATTGACTCCGCCTTCTTCAGTGTCCAATAAAACCCAAACTTCAGTCTGGCCAGAATGTGTTTTTAATTCCACATCTACCACAAATAAATTGTGCTCTTCTGTAAGAGGAGCTGCTAAGTCCTTAATATTTTGGATGATATCTAATTGCATTTCTATCAAATTCTGAAACAAAAAAAAGCGAGTGCCTTGCGACGCTCACTGCTTTCCAAAGGTAGCTCTATTTCGTCTAAATTTCAATGAAACAAAACGATTGAAGATAGATTCATTTTTGGATTAAGTCTTTTTGGAGTTAATTTCCTGACTGCCTGAAAAAATAAACTCAGCAAAGTACATCTTCCAACACGACATTTACTATTCATGAAATATCCATTCCGAGCATACTATTTCCGCCTGTTCCTTTGTTCTATTATGTTTTTTTCATGTTCACAGAAAAGCTCTGATGAAAAGAACCCTACTACCAACAAGGGACGTCAGCTTGATCTAGTTAAAGAGGTTAAATTCTTAACTGCCGATGGCAAAGAAATATCTACGGTAAGTGTAGCACTTGCAGATGAACCTGAAGAGCGCAATCAGGGGCTTATGGATGTAAAAGAAATGGCTTCTGATGCCGGCATGCTCTTTATTTTCCCTGATGAGCAGCCCCGCAGTTTTTATATGGCTAACACCCCTTTACCCCTGGATATCATTTTTGTGAATGCGGACAGCACTATTGTAAGAATTCATCACAACACCACTCCTTTTAACAGTGAACAACTTCCCTCCGATAAACCTGCAAAATTTGTAGTAGAAACCAATGCTGGTTATTGTATCTCAAATGATATTCAGGAAGGAATGAGAATTCGCTTCTAAAGCCGGCTTATTCTTTTTCAAACAAGCGCTCGTATCCATGATATGGTCGCAGGGGAATCAGTTCAAAAGAAATCAGCCCTTTTTGAACCAAAGGCAGCGCCGATAGTTTCTCTTGGGCTTCCTCTACATCTTTACATTCCAGGATAAGCACAGCTTCCGGTTTATCAGCCCGGAAATACATTTCCCTGATTACCCCTTCTTTGTACAATTCCCAACCTTGTCGTGCTTCATCCCGCAGATGAGGAACAAAGTCTCTCTTCGACAATCCCGAGGATTCTTTTTGGATAGCTATAATTCTCATCGAGTTTATTTTGATTACAAATCAATCAGAAGAAAAGAAATCAGCTGTTTATCTACTGTTCAACAGCTGCGTACTCCTCCAGGAAATCCATCACTGTCTGCACATTCTGTTTTGAACCAATATAAATCGGTGTTTGCTGGTGAATGGATTCAGGTTGTAATTCCATAATGCGCGTATGCCCATCAGTAGCCATACCGCCTGCTTGTTCAATAATGAAACTAAGCGGATTACATTCGTACATCAGTCGCAGTTTACCATTTGGATACCTTTTGCTGTGCGGATAGATAAAGATTCCACCCTTCACCAACGTTCGGTGAATATCAGCTACCATAGAACCTATATACCTTGCCGAATACGGACGATTAGTTTCAGGATCTTCCTCCTGACAGTATTTTATGTATTTTTTAAGCCCTAAATCCCATGAATTATAGCTGCCTTCATTGATACTATAAATAGGACCGTGTTCCGGCATTTTCAGTCCGCGATCACTAAGAATAAACTCCCCGATACTTGGATCGAGGGTGAAAATGGAGACTCCTAAACCGGTTGTATATGCTAAAATGGTACTGGAACCATATAACACATATCCAGCAGCTACCTGACGGACGCCGGGCTGCAGGGCATCTTCTTCACGAACGGCTGGATCAAAACGGGGCTCTTTCATATAAACTGAAAAAATACTCCCTATAGATACATTAACATCAATGTTGGATGAACCATCTAGTGGATCCAAATAAAC
It encodes:
- the nusA gene encoding transcription termination factor NusA yields the protein MQNELSKQIISSFAEIAHEKGIDRDMLLSILEDVFRTMIRKKYESDDAFEVILNADRGEIQILHVQEVVPADELTDEVAEITLEDAQKVDPDIELYDELAQEIQITDFGRRAVTMARQQLAQRIREIEKDNIYEDYTDRVGEIILGDVYQVRHNKDILVNHNGVELLLPKSEQIYKDRYRKGDTIRAVVTGVHMRNGNPTVIISRTSELFLERLFENEIPEVFDGIIELVRIARAPGDRSKVAVLSHDERVDPVGACVGMKGIRIHAIVRELQNENIDVINFTPDKIEFIKRALQPAEVLKVELNEEAKHANVLVPADEVSKAIGKGGVNIRLASKLAEVEIDVYREVEAEDDIDIDEFEVDFGADVIQMLHDIGCDTARAVLELDADELVSRTNEEIDPELAEKIMSVIAYEFEDEA
- the fbp gene encoding class 1 fructose-bisphosphatase, with the translated sequence MVSTKESRLVTLEEYIIQSQNRFPGATGELSQLLRDIGLAAKIISREVNKAGITNILGYDGSTNIHGESVKKLDLFADQQLISALDRSLITCMVISEENDGVVKLGSKGGKYIVYLDPLDGSSNIDVNVSIGSIFSVYMKEPRFDPAVREEDALQPGVRQVAAGYVLYGSSTILAYTTGLGVSIFTLDPSIGEFILSDRGLKMPEHGPIYSINEGSYNSWDLGLKKYIKYCQEEDPETNRPYSARYIGSMVADIHRTLVKGGIFIYPHSKRYPNGKLRLMYECNPLSFIIEQAGGMATDGHTRIMELQPESIHQQTPIYIGSKQNVQTVMDFLEEYAAVEQ
- a CDS encoding ribosome maturation factor, coding for MQLDIIQNIKDLAAPLTEEHNLFVVDVELKTHSGQTEVWVLLDTEEGGVNVDHCSEISRELGFLIEAHELFDKKYRLNVSSPGLSRPLSDKRQYKKNEGRVATIKFKSTDGEYKKIEGVITGIEDEVVAITDEEEKETQIPFENIVETKIIPVI
- a CDS encoding superoxide dismutase; amino-acid sequence: MRIIAIQKESSGLSKRDFVPHLRDEARQGWELYKEGVIREMYFRADKPEAVLILECKDVEEAQEKLSALPLVQKGLISFELIPLRPYHGYERLFEKE
- a CDS encoding DUF192 domain-containing protein, with product MKYPFRAYYFRLFLCSIMFFSCSQKSSDEKNPTTNKGRQLDLVKEVKFLTADGKEISTVSVALADEPEERNQGLMDVKEMASDAGMLFIFPDEQPRSFYMANTPLPLDIIFVNADSTIVRIHHNTTPFNSEQLPSDKPAKFVVETNAGYCISNDIQEGMRIRF